One Streptomyces sp. L2 genomic window carries:
- the scy gene encoding polarized growth protein Scy, which translates to MRGYESQEREPAADVDHLSRFEAEMKRLRTEREKAIQHADDLGYQVEVLRAKLHEARRTLMTRPAYDGGDIGYQAEQLLRNAQMQADQLRQDAERELSQARAQTQRILQEHAEQAARLQAELHQEAVSRRQQLDQELAERRQTVESHVNENVTWAEQVRSRSEQQARRLLEESRAEAEQALAAARAEAERLTREARERLQSDAEAARAEAEQLLRRARTDSERLLNAASTQAQEATDHAEQLRTDAAGESDAARRQAGELSRAAEQRMADADEALRKAQAAAEKLVKEAEEAAAKALSSAEAANETRTRTAKEQVARLVGEATKEAEATKADAEQLVADARAEAEKIVTEAAEKARGITAEEAATQLSKAAKTAEDVLDKAAEDAKKTTKAAAEEAERIRTEAEAEADRLRAEAHDIAEELKGAAKDDTKEYRAKTVELQEEARRLRGEAEQLRADAVAEGESIRAEARREAVAQIEEAAGSAEELLAKAKADADELRQTATADSEKVRTEAIERATALRRQAEETLERTRKEAERLRAEAAEQSEALTADAERAARELREETERAVEARRAEAAEELTRLHTDAEERLASAEQALTEAREEASRIRREAGEEAERLRTEAADRIRTLQQQAEAEAERLRTEAAADASASRAEGENVAVRLRSEAAAEAERLKTEAQDSADRVRAEAQAAAERLGTEASETLAAAQEEAVRRRREAEELLGAAREEAEEERRRAREQSEELLASARRRVEEAQAEATRLVEEADRRAGEMVSAAEQHAQQVRDSVAGLHEQAQEEIAGLRSAAEHAADRTRREAEEEADRVRADAYAERERASEDASRLRREAHEETEAAKALAERTTADAIAESERLRAESSEYSQRVRTEASDALAEAEQAASRTRADAREDANRIRSDAATQADTLITEARSEAERLGTETAAEADRVRTEALTEAERLQSETVAEADRVRTEALTEAERVRAETLAEADRVRAESVAAAEQVLADASGDAERLRAEAAETVGSAQQHAERLRADAERLRADAEAEAERLVGTARQEAERTLDEARKDANKRRSEAAEQVDTLINETAAEADKLLTEAQKQALKTTADAESQADTMVGAARSEAERIVSEATVEGNSRVEKARTDADELLVGARRDATAIRERAEELRDRITSEIEELHERARREAAETMKSTGDRCDALIKASEEQLAKAQAKAKELLSEANSEAGKVRIAAVKKAEGLLKEAEQKKATLVREAEELRAEAIREARATVEEGKRELETLVRRREDINAEISRVQDVLEALGSLEAPASGKDGGVKAGATVGPPRSGGKSSEG; encoded by the coding sequence GTGCGGGGCTACGAGAGCCAGGAGCGAGAGCCGGCGGCTGACGTCGACCACCTCTCTCGGTTCGAGGCCGAGATGAAGCGGCTGAGGACCGAGCGGGAGAAGGCGATCCAGCACGCCGATGACCTCGGCTACCAGGTCGAGGTGCTGCGCGCCAAGCTGCACGAGGCGCGCCGCACCCTCATGACCCGGCCCGCCTACGACGGCGGTGACATCGGCTACCAGGCCGAGCAGTTGCTGCGCAACGCCCAGATGCAGGCCGACCAGCTGCGTCAGGACGCCGAGCGGGAGCTGAGCCAGGCCCGCGCGCAGACCCAGCGCATCCTCCAGGAGCACGCCGAGCAGGCGGCCCGGCTCCAGGCGGAGCTGCACCAGGAGGCGGTGAGCCGGCGCCAGCAGCTCGACCAGGAGCTGGCCGAGCGCCGGCAGACCGTCGAGTCGCACGTCAACGAGAACGTGACCTGGGCCGAGCAGGTGCGCTCGCGTTCCGAGCAGCAGGCCCGCCGGCTGCTGGAGGAGTCCCGTGCCGAGGCGGAGCAGGCGCTGGCCGCCGCCCGCGCGGAGGCCGAGCGGCTGACCCGGGAGGCCCGCGAGCGGCTGCAGAGCGACGCCGAGGCGGCCCGCGCGGAGGCCGAGCAGCTGCTGCGCCGGGCCCGCACGGACTCCGAGCGGCTGCTGAACGCCGCCTCGACGCAGGCGCAGGAGGCCACCGACCACGCCGAGCAGCTGCGCACGGACGCGGCCGGCGAGTCGGACGCGGCCCGCAGGCAGGCCGGCGAGCTGAGCCGGGCCGCCGAGCAGCGCATGGCGGACGCCGACGAGGCGCTGCGCAAGGCGCAGGCCGCGGCGGAGAAGCTGGTCAAGGAGGCCGAGGAGGCCGCGGCGAAGGCGCTGTCGAGCGCCGAGGCCGCCAACGAGACCCGCACGCGTACCGCCAAGGAGCAGGTGGCACGGCTGGTCGGCGAGGCCACCAAGGAGGCGGAGGCCACCAAGGCGGACGCCGAGCAGCTGGTCGCCGACGCCCGCGCCGAGGCCGAGAAGATCGTCACCGAGGCCGCCGAGAAGGCCCGCGGCATCACCGCCGAGGAGGCGGCCACCCAGCTGTCGAAGGCGGCGAAGACCGCCGAGGACGTCCTCGACAAGGCCGCCGAGGACGCGAAGAAGACCACGAAGGCCGCCGCCGAGGAGGCCGAGCGGATCCGCACCGAGGCCGAGGCCGAGGCGGACCGGCTGCGCGCCGAGGCGCATGACATCGCCGAGGAGCTCAAGGGCGCGGCGAAGGACGACACCAAGGAGTACCGCGCCAAGACGGTCGAGCTGCAGGAGGAGGCGCGCCGGCTGCGCGGCGAGGCCGAGCAGCTGCGCGCCGACGCGGTCGCCGAGGGCGAGTCGATCCGCGCCGAGGCCCGCCGGGAGGCGGTGGCGCAGATCGAGGAGGCGGCCGGCTCCGCCGAGGAGCTGCTCGCCAAGGCCAAGGCGGACGCCGACGAGCTGCGGCAGACCGCGACGGCGGACAGCGAGAAGGTCCGCACCGAGGCCATCGAGCGGGCGACCGCGCTGCGCCGGCAGGCCGAGGAGACCCTGGAGCGCACCCGCAAGGAGGCCGAGCGGCTGCGCGCCGAGGCCGCAGAGCAGTCCGAGGCGCTGACGGCGGACGCCGAGCGGGCCGCGCGCGAGCTTCGCGAGGAGACCGAGCGGGCCGTCGAGGCGCGCCGGGCGGAGGCCGCCGAGGAGCTGACCCGGCTGCACACGGACGCCGAGGAACGCCTCGCGTCCGCCGAGCAGGCCCTCACCGAGGCCCGCGAGGAGGCGTCCCGGATCCGCCGGGAGGCCGGCGAGGAGGCCGAGCGCCTGCGCACGGAGGCCGCCGACCGGATCCGTACGCTCCAGCAGCAGGCCGAGGCCGAGGCGGAGCGGCTGCGCACCGAGGCCGCCGCGGACGCGTCCGCCTCGCGGGCCGAGGGCGAGAACGTGGCCGTACGGCTGCGTTCCGAGGCCGCCGCCGAGGCCGAGCGGCTGAAGACGGAGGCCCAGGACAGCGCCGACCGGGTCCGCGCCGAAGCGCAGGCCGCCGCGGAGCGGCTGGGCACGGAGGCGTCCGAGACGCTGGCCGCCGCGCAGGAGGAGGCCGTACGGCGCCGCCGCGAGGCCGAGGAGCTCCTCGGTGCCGCCCGCGAGGAGGCCGAGGAGGAGCGCCGGCGGGCCCGCGAGCAGAGCGAGGAACTGCTGGCCTCCGCGCGCAGGCGCGTGGAGGAGGCGCAGGCCGAGGCGACCCGGCTGGTCGAGGAGGCCGACCGGCGGGCCGGCGAGATGGTGTCGGCCGCCGAACAGCACGCCCAGCAGGTACGGGACTCCGTCGCCGGGCTGCACGAGCAGGCGCAGGAGGAGATCGCCGGGCTGCGCTCGGCCGCCGAGCACGCGGCGGACCGCACCCGGCGGGAGGCCGAGGAGGAGGCGGACCGGGTCCGCGCCGACGCCTACGCCGAGCGGGAGCGGGCGAGCGAGGACGCCTCGCGGCTGCGGCGCGAGGCGCACGAGGAGACCGAGGCGGCGAAGGCGCTCGCCGAGCGGACGACGGCGGACGCGATCGCCGAGTCCGAGCGGCTGCGCGCCGAGTCGTCGGAGTACTCCCAGCGGGTGCGCACGGAGGCGTCCGACGCGCTCGCCGAGGCCGAGCAGGCGGCGTCCCGCACCCGGGCGGACGCCCGCGAGGACGCGAACCGGATCCGGTCGGACGCGGCGACGCAGGCGGACACCCTCATCACCGAGGCCCGCAGCGAGGCCGAGCGGCTGGGCACCGAGACGGCCGCGGAGGCCGACCGGGTGCGCACCGAGGCGCTCACGGAGGCCGAGCGGCTCCAGTCGGAGACCGTCGCGGAGGCCGACCGGGTCCGCACGGAGGCCCTCACCGAGGCCGAGCGGGTGCGCGCCGAGACCCTCGCCGAGGCGGACCGGGTGCGGGCCGAGTCGGTCGCGGCGGCCGAGCAGGTGCTGGCGGACGCGAGCGGCGACGCGGAGCGGCTGCGCGCCGAGGCCGCCGAGACGGTCGGGTCCGCGCAGCAGCACGCGGAGCGGCTGCGCGCCGATGCCGAGCGCCTGCGGGCGGACGCGGAGGCGGAGGCCGAACGGCTGGTCGGCACCGCGCGCCAGGAGGCCGAGCGGACCCTGGACGAGGCCCGCAAGGACGCCAACAAGCGGCGCTCGGAGGCGGCCGAGCAGGTCGACACGCTCATCAACGAGACGGCCGCCGAGGCGGACAAGCTGCTCACCGAGGCGCAGAAGCAGGCGCTGAAGACCACCGCGGACGCCGAGTCGCAGGCCGACACCATGGTCGGCGCGGCCCGCAGCGAGGCCGAGCGGATCGTCTCGGAGGCGACGGTCGAGGGCAACTCCCGGGTGGAGAAGGCCCGTACGGACGCGGACGAGCTGCTGGTCGGCGCCCGCCGGGACGCGACGGCCATAAGGGAGCGCGCGGAGGAGCTGCGCGACCGCATCACCTCCGAGATCGAGGAGCTGCACGAGCGGGCGCGCCGCGAGGCCGCCGAGACGATGAAGTCCACCGGCGACCGCTGCGACGCGCTGATCAAGGCGTCCGAGGAGCAGCTGGCCAAGGCGCAGGCGAAGGCCAAGGAGCTGCTGTCGGAGGCCAACTCCGAGGCCGGCAAGGTGCGCATCGCCGCCGTGAAGAAGGCGGAGGGCCTGCTGAAGGAGGCCGAGCAGAAGAAGGCCACGCTGGTCCGGGAGGCCGAGGAGCTGAGGGCCGAGGCGATCCGCGAGGCCCGGGCCACGGTCGAGGAGGGCAAGCGCGAGCTGGAGACGCTGGTGCGCCGGCGCGAGGACATCAACGCCGAGATCTCCCGTGTCCAGGACGTCCTGGAGGCGTTGGGCTCCCTGGAGGCCCCGGCCTCGGGCAAGGACGGCGGGGTCAAGGCGGGCGCCACCGTCGGACCCCCTCGATCGGGTGGCAAGTCGTCAGAGGGCTAG
- a CDS encoding LLM class flavin-dependent oxidoreductase, producing MRVGSFVLAAQFPGQGPGEALHRAVRAAEVSEEAGLDTVWLAEHHFVPYGTCPSAVTLAALLLGRTRRIRVGTAVSVLPTAHPVALGEQAALLHLTSGGRFTLGVGRGGPWVDLEVFGAGLEAYERGFPESLDLLVRWLREPSVSAAGERFAFREVPVVPRPSESLAEAPGPEVVVACTSPASVRLAAERGLPMLLGMHVGDEEKAEMVALWRRSARAAGRSAEEIAGAAHVSAGVCQIADRRTDAAETLLKAMPGWLKQGLDAHVTVDGRKRSMRDPHAYTELLCGLHPVGTPRLCADRLAATSERTGISRFALLVEGSGDLAATEENVRRLGAEVLPHLG from the coding sequence ATGCGCGTAGGAAGTTTTGTGCTGGCGGCCCAGTTCCCGGGCCAGGGTCCCGGGGAGGCGCTGCACCGGGCGGTCCGTGCGGCCGAGGTCTCCGAGGAGGCCGGGCTGGACACAGTATGGCTGGCCGAGCACCACTTCGTGCCGTACGGCACATGTCCGTCCGCGGTCACCCTGGCCGCGTTACTGCTCGGCCGCACCCGCCGCATCCGGGTCGGCACGGCGGTCAGCGTGCTGCCGACCGCCCACCCAGTGGCGCTCGGCGAACAGGCCGCGCTGCTGCACCTGACGAGCGGCGGCCGGTTCACGCTGGGCGTGGGGCGCGGCGGCCCGTGGGTGGACCTGGAGGTGTTCGGCGCGGGCCTGGAGGCGTACGAGCGCGGCTTCCCGGAATCACTCGATCTGCTGGTGCGCTGGCTGCGGGAGCCGTCGGTGTCGGCGGCGGGCGAGCGGTTCGCCTTCCGCGAGGTGCCCGTGGTGCCCCGTCCGTCGGAGTCCCTGGCGGAGGCCCCCGGGCCGGAGGTCGTCGTCGCCTGCACCTCACCGGCGAGCGTACGGCTGGCCGCCGAGCGCGGGCTGCCGATGCTGCTGGGGATGCACGTCGGAGACGAGGAGAAGGCCGAGATGGTCGCCCTGTGGCGGCGCTCGGCGCGGGCGGCCGGCCGGTCCGCCGAGGAGATCGCGGGGGCGGCTCATGTCTCGGCGGGGGTCTGCCAGATCGCGGACCGGCGCACGGACGCGGCGGAGACGCTGCTGAAGGCGATGCCGGGTTGGCTGAAACAGGGTCTGGACGCGCATGTGACGGTGGACGGCCGGAAGCGTTCGATGCGCGATCCGCACGCCTACACCGAACTGCTCTGCGGGCTGCACCCGGTGGGCACTCCGCGGCTGTGCGCCGACCGGCTCGCGGCGACCTCCGAGCGCACCGGCATCTCCCGTTTCGCGCTGCTCGTCGAGGGCTCGGGCGACCTGGCCGCGACGGAGGAGAACGTACGGCGCCTGGGTGCCGAGGTCCTCCCGCACCTGGGCTGA
- a CDS encoding ABC transporter permease has protein sequence MVVVQVIRSEWTKIRSVASTVWTLGLAVVVTIALGMLISALSNHQFDSMPENERLSFDPTFISFAGMTLGQLAMIVFGVLVVSNEYSTGMIRTSLAAVPRRGTFLFSKLAVAAALVLVVGMATSFATFFLGQAMLGTHRAHLGDPGVLRAVFGGGLYMTLIAVFSMGVATMLRSPMLSLGILMPFFFLISNILGNVSATKKVGQYLPDQAGSRIMRVVPRIGDSTPYGPWGGLGIMLLWVVAAVAGGYLLLRHRDAQ, from the coding sequence ATGGTGGTCGTCCAGGTCATCCGCTCGGAGTGGACCAAGATCCGGTCCGTGGCGTCCACGGTGTGGACACTGGGACTCGCGGTGGTCGTCACCATCGCGCTCGGGATGCTCATCTCCGCGCTGTCCAACCACCAATTCGACTCGATGCCCGAGAACGAGCGGCTCTCCTTCGACCCGACGTTCATCAGCTTCGCCGGGATGACGCTCGGCCAGCTCGCGATGATCGTCTTCGGGGTGCTGGTGGTGTCGAACGAGTACAGCACCGGCATGATCCGCACCTCGCTGGCCGCCGTGCCGAGGCGCGGCACGTTCCTGTTCAGCAAGCTCGCGGTGGCCGCCGCACTGGTGCTGGTCGTCGGCATGGCCACCAGCTTCGCCACGTTCTTCCTCGGCCAGGCCATGCTCGGCACCCACCGGGCCCACCTCGGCGACCCGGGCGTGCTGCGCGCGGTCTTCGGCGGCGGGCTGTACATGACGCTGATCGCGGTGTTCTCGATGGGCGTCGCCACCATGCTGCGCTCACCGATGCTGTCGCTCGGCATCCTGATGCCGTTCTTCTTCCTGATCTCCAACATCCTCGGCAACGTCTCCGCGACGAAGAAGGTCGGCCAGTACCTGCCGGACCAGGCCGGCAGCCGCATCATGCGGGTCGTCCCGCGCATCGGCGACAGCACGCCCTACGGCCCCTGGGGCGGGCTCGGCATCATGCTGCTCTGGGTGGTCGCGGCGGTCGCCGGCGGGTACCTCCTGCTGCGGCACCGCGACGCCCAGTGA
- a CDS encoding SCO5389 family protein gives MSLDVSPALLEQAERGEVDDAAFVDCVRTSLPYAWEMISSLVARLKVDGGPFADNQTPPPDEQARGQLLRALASDAIRGALQRHFGVRLAFQNCHRVAVFPQDPSVDETLARFTSARNQLLNQSPELRDC, from the coding sequence ATGTCGCTCGACGTCTCACCGGCCCTACTCGAACAGGCCGAGCGAGGCGAGGTCGACGACGCAGCGTTCGTCGACTGCGTCCGGACCTCCCTGCCTTACGCATGGGAGATGATCAGCTCCCTGGTGGCCCGGCTGAAGGTCGACGGCGGTCCGTTCGCCGACAACCAGACGCCGCCGCCGGACGAGCAGGCACGCGGTCAGCTGCTGCGTGCGCTCGCGAGTGACGCCATACGCGGCGCGCTGCAGCGGCACTTCGGAGTGCGGCTGGCCTTCCAGAACTGCCACCGGGTGGCCGTGTTCCCGCAGGACCCCTCGGTGGACGAGACGCTGGCCCGCTTCACCTCGGCGCGCAACCAGTTGCTGAACCAGTCGCCGGAGCTCCGGGACTGCTGA
- a CDS encoding ABC transporter ATP-binding protein: MIELVGLSKRYGEKVAVDGLSFAVRPGIVTGFLGPNGAGKSTTMRMILGLDRPTAGDVRIDGRHYEELRDPLTYIGALLEAKGVHGGRSAFNHLLCLAQSNGIPRRRVDEVLDTVGLTGVARKKAKGFSLGMGQRLGIAAALLGDPRILMFDEPVNGLDPEGIHWIRNLMKSLAAQGRTVFVSSHLMSEMALTADHLVVIGQGRLLADTSMAEFIRQNSRSYARVRSPQRERLLDVLHEEGITVVEAGGGTLEVEGGKEAERIGELAARHGIVLHELSPQQASLEEAFMRLTAESVEYHAHTGDTPVPRDWGADWKGA, translated from the coding sequence ATGATCGAGCTGGTGGGGCTGAGCAAGCGGTATGGCGAGAAGGTGGCGGTCGACGGGCTGAGTTTCGCTGTGCGGCCGGGGATCGTGACGGGGTTCCTGGGGCCCAACGGTGCCGGGAAGTCCACGACGATGCGGATGATCCTGGGGCTGGACCGGCCGACGGCCGGGGACGTGCGGATCGACGGCCGGCACTACGAGGAGCTGCGGGACCCGCTGACGTACATCGGGGCCCTGCTGGAGGCGAAGGGGGTGCACGGTGGCCGCAGTGCCTTCAACCACCTGCTGTGCCTCGCGCAGAGCAACGGCATCCCCCGGCGCCGGGTGGACGAGGTGCTGGACACGGTCGGTCTGACCGGGGTGGCCCGGAAGAAGGCCAAGGGGTTCTCGCTGGGCATGGGGCAGCGGCTCGGGATCGCCGCCGCGCTGCTGGGCGACCCGCGGATCCTGATGTTCGACGAGCCGGTCAACGGGCTCGACCCCGAGGGCATCCACTGGATCCGGAACCTGATGAAATCGCTGGCCGCGCAGGGGCGGACGGTGTTCGTCTCCAGCCATCTGATGAGCGAGATGGCGCTGACCGCCGACCACCTGGTCGTCATCGGTCAGGGCAGGCTGCTCGCCGACACCTCCATGGCGGAGTTCATCCGGCAGAACTCACGGTCGTACGCCCGGGTCCGCAGCCCGCAGCGCGAGCGGCTGCTCGACGTGCTGCACGAGGAAGGAATCACCGTCGTCGAGGCGGGCGGCGGGACGCTGGAGGTGGAGGGCGGCAAGGAGGCCGAGCGGATCGGCGAGCTCGCGGCCCGGCACGGGATCGTGCTGCACGAACTGAGCCCGCAGCAGGCTTCGCTGGAGGAGGCGTTCATGCGGCTGACGGCGGAGTCGGTGGAGTACCACGCGCACACCGGGGACACTCCCGTCCCACGGGACTGGGGCGCCGACTGGAAGGGGGCGTAG
- a CDS encoding ABC transporter ATP-binding protein produces the protein MIEAVGLTKRYGDKTAVYNLSFQVRPGAVTGFLGPNGSGKSTTMRMILGLDNPTSGGVTIGGYPYRKLPNAPRQVGALLDAKAVHGGRAARNHLLSLAQLSGIPARRVDEVLGVVGLQEVARKRSKGFSLGMGQRLGIAAALLGDPQVLLFDEPVNGLDPEGILWVRNLMKALAAEGRTVFVSSHLMSEMALTADHLIVIGRGQLLADMSVTDFISANSADFARVRTPDGEPQLREKLTSTLTEAGGHVLPEQDGGLRVTGLPLPRISDLAHESGVRLWELSPHQASLEEAYMRMTQGAVDYRSTIDQRTGLQQPLPPGAQPPMPVPGQGQPGWYAPPPPQQGGRPFAMQGPPAGPYGAQPAPAVPNPYGTPGTAPAGAPAAGAPNPYAAPQAPGSAPQPPAAAPAAPAATAAPAAPAQPAVAPAAPPAEGPAASATPAAPAASAASSAAEPTEPEDAR, from the coding sequence ATGATCGAGGCTGTCGGCCTGACCAAGCGATACGGCGACAAGACCGCCGTGTACAACCTTTCCTTCCAGGTGCGTCCCGGCGCCGTGACCGGCTTCCTCGGCCCCAACGGCTCGGGCAAGTCGACCACCATGCGGATGATCCTCGGGCTGGACAACCCGACGTCCGGCGGCGTGACCATCGGCGGCTACCCGTACCGCAAGCTGCCCAACGCCCCCCGCCAGGTCGGCGCCCTGCTCGACGCCAAGGCCGTGCACGGCGGCCGGGCCGCGCGCAACCACCTGCTCAGCCTCGCCCAGCTGTCCGGCATCCCGGCCCGGCGGGTGGACGAGGTGCTCGGCGTGGTCGGCCTGCAGGAGGTGGCGAGGAAGCGCTCCAAGGGCTTCTCGCTCGGCATGGGACAGCGCCTCGGCATCGCCGCCGCGCTGCTCGGCGACCCCCAGGTGCTGCTCTTCGACGAGCCGGTCAACGGCCTCGACCCCGAGGGCATCCTCTGGGTGCGCAACCTGATGAAGGCGCTCGCGGCGGAGGGCCGTACGGTCTTCGTCTCCTCCCACCTGATGAGCGAGATGGCGCTGACCGCCGACCACCTCATCGTCATCGGGCGCGGCCAGCTGCTCGCCGACATGAGCGTCACCGACTTCATCTCGGCCAACTCCGCCGACTTCGCGCGCGTCCGCACGCCCGACGGCGAGCCGCAGCTGCGCGAGAAGCTCACCTCCACGCTGACCGAGGCCGGCGGCCACGTGCTGCCCGAGCAGGACGGCGGTCTCCGGGTCACCGGGCTGCCGCTCCCCCGCATCAGCGACCTCGCGCACGAGTCCGGCGTACGGCTGTGGGAGCTGTCCCCGCACCAGGCCTCGCTGGAGGAGGCGTACATGCGGATGACGCAGGGCGCCGTCGACTACCGCTCGACGATCGACCAGCGCACCGGCCTCCAGCAGCCGCTGCCGCCCGGTGCGCAGCCGCCCATGCCGGTTCCCGGCCAGGGCCAGCCCGGCTGGTACGCCCCGCCGCCGCCCCAGCAGGGCGGCCGGCCGTTCGCGATGCAGGGCCCGCCCGCGGGTCCGTACGGCGCTCAGCCCGCACCCGCGGTCCCGAACCCCTACGGCACCCCCGGCACCGCCCCCGCCGGGGCACCCGCCGCCGGGGCGCCGAACCCGTACGCGGCCCCGCAGGCGCCCGGTTCGGCGCCGCAGCCGCCCGCGGCCGCCCCGGCGGCCCCGGCCGCGACGGCGGCTCCCGCCGCGCCGGCCCAGCCCGCCGTCGCACCCGCCGCGCCCCCCGCAGAGGGCCCCGCCGCCTCCGCCACCCCCGCTGCCCCCGCCGCCTCCGCCGCCTCTTCCGCCGCCGAACCGACCGAGCCCGAGGACGCCCGATGA
- a CDS encoding ATP/GTP-binding protein, with protein MSPRRNRPKAAGASGRSAEDEGTGRYGGWQTTESWQGEEWSVRQVAGASTQGKTYRCPGCDQVIPSGVPHVVAWPEHAGVDDRRHWHKACWNAKDRRTTRAQRSRNAPRF; from the coding sequence GTGTCCCCGCGTCGCAACCGACCGAAGGCAGCCGGCGCGTCCGGCCGGAGCGCCGAGGACGAGGGCACCGGCCGGTACGGCGGCTGGCAGACCACGGAGAGCTGGCAGGGCGAGGAGTGGAGCGTGCGCCAGGTCGCGGGCGCGAGCACGCAGGGCAAGACCTACCGCTGCCCGGGCTGCGACCAGGTGATCCCGTCCGGCGTCCCGCACGTGGTGGCGTGGCCGGAACACGCGGGCGTCGACGACCGCCGGCACTGGCACAAGGCGTGCTGGAACGCGAAGGACCGCCGCACCACGCGGGCGCAGCGGTCCCGTAACGCGCCGAGGTTCTGA
- a CDS encoding cellulose-binding protein, translating to MSDTSPYGFELVRRGYDRAQVDERISKLVSDRDSALARITALEKRIEELHLETQNAQAQVTDAEPSYAGLGARVEKILRLAEEEAKDLREEARRAAEQHRELAESSAQQVRNDAESFAAERKAKAEDEGVRIVEKAKGEAAQLRSEAQKDAQSKREEADALFEETRAKAAQAAADFETNLAKRREQSERDLASRQQKAEKRLAEIEHRAEQLRLEAEKLRTDAERRARQTVETAQRQAEDIVADANAKADRIRSESERELAALTNRRDSINAQLTNVREMLATLTGAAVAAAGSPVEDEPVSRGVPAQQSR from the coding sequence ATGAGCGACACTTCCCCCTACGGCTTCGAGCTTGTGCGGCGTGGGTACGACCGCGCTCAGGTGGACGAACGTATCTCCAAGCTCGTCTCCGACCGTGACAGCGCTCTCGCCCGCATCACCGCTCTGGAGAAGCGCATCGAGGAGCTCCACCTCGAAACGCAGAACGCCCAGGCCCAGGTCACCGACGCCGAGCCGTCGTACGCGGGTCTCGGCGCGCGGGTCGAGAAGATCCTGCGCCTGGCCGAGGAAGAGGCCAAGGACCTGCGCGAGGAGGCCCGGCGCGCGGCCGAGCAGCACCGTGAGCTCGCCGAGTCGTCGGCCCAGCAGGTCCGCAACGACGCGGAGTCGTTCGCCGCGGAGCGCAAGGCCAAGGCCGAGGACGAGGGCGTCCGGATCGTCGAGAAGGCCAAGGGCGAGGCGGCCCAGCTGCGCTCCGAGGCGCAGAAGGACGCGCAGTCCAAGCGCGAGGAGGCGGACGCCCTCTTCGAGGAGACCCGCGCCAAGGCCGCGCAGGCCGCCGCCGACTTCGAGACGAACCTCGCCAAGCGCCGCGAGCAGTCCGAGCGCGACCTGGCCTCGCGTCAGCAGAAGGCCGAGAAGCGGCTCGCGGAGATCGAGCACCGGGCGGAGCAGCTGCGCCTGGAGGCGGAGAAGCTGCGCACGGACGCCGAGCGCCGCGCCCGCCAGACGGTGGAGACGGCTCAGCGCCAGGCCGAGGACATCGTGGCCGACGCGAACGCCAAGGCCGACCGGATCCGCTCGGAATCCGAGCGGGAGCTGGCCGCGCTGACCAACCGGCGCGACTCGATCAACGCGCAGCTGACGAATGTGCGGGAGATGCTGGCGACGCTGACGGGGGCGGCTGTGGCCGCCGCCGGCTCGCCGGTCGAGGACGAGCCGGTTTCCCGGGGTGTTCCGGCACAGCAGTCTCGCTAG
- a CDS encoding ABC transporter permease subunit, giving the protein MSTHQPPMPQAPAAAPDWQAAPGGTYPGYTSPIPVVRTHLGHALVSEWTKIKSVRSTMWTLGVFVVLVLGIGLMAGLAVSSSGDMNGENPLTLGFFGLLLGSICIITLGVLTTASEYGTGMIRTTMTACPSRGRVLAAKAIVFFVVAFVVTLVASTLVAMMQTALLDGHAGARTPSGGEWLKGTVGVSLYIALLGLLSLLVGSMIRHSAGAITIMIGLVLAPLVIALFMFASSLEKVRQFLLEYSIPTQLGTFYGSSLSDSGPSGWDPLWIILVITAVAFGGAFALLQSRDV; this is encoded by the coding sequence ATGAGCACCCACCAGCCCCCGATGCCGCAGGCCCCGGCCGCCGCGCCCGACTGGCAGGCGGCGCCCGGCGGGACGTACCCCGGCTACACCTCGCCGATCCCGGTCGTGCGCACCCACCTCGGGCACGCGCTGGTCTCCGAGTGGACGAAGATCAAGTCGGTGCGGTCGACGATGTGGACGCTCGGCGTGTTCGTCGTCCTGGTCCTCGGCATCGGCCTGATGGCCGGCCTCGCGGTCAGCAGCTCCGGTGACATGAACGGCGAGAACCCGCTGACCCTGGGCTTCTTCGGCCTGCTGCTCGGCAGCATCTGCATCATCACGCTCGGCGTGCTCACCACGGCGTCCGAGTACGGCACCGGAATGATCCGTACGACGATGACCGCGTGCCCGAGCCGGGGCCGGGTGCTCGCCGCCAAGGCCATCGTGTTCTTCGTCGTCGCGTTCGTGGTGACGCTCGTCGCCTCCACCCTCGTGGCGATGATGCAGACCGCCCTGCTGGACGGTCACGCCGGCGCGCGCACCCCGTCCGGCGGCGAGTGGCTGAAGGGCACGGTCGGCGTCAGCCTCTACATCGCGCTACTCGGACTGCTCTCGCTGCTCGTCGGCTCGATGATCCGGCACTCGGCCGGCGCCATCACCATCATGATCGGATTGGTGCTGGCCCCGCTGGTGATCGCGCTGTTCATGTTCGCGTCCTCGCTGGAGAAGGTGCGCCAGTTCCTGCTGGAGTACTCGATCCCCACCCAGCTCGGCACCTTCTACGGCAGCTCGCTCAGCGATTCCGGGCCGTCCGGCTGGGATCCGCTGTGGATCATCCTGGTCATCACGGCCGTGGCGTTCGGCGGCGCCTTCGCGCTGCTGCAGAGCCGGGACGTCTAG